The Ignavibacteria bacterium genome window below encodes:
- a CDS encoding porin family protein has product MKSTFKVLAALLVIIMLSSMTTSAQSVNPFQKNSQVGQLGLGLGMAGIYGTSSMPPISAGFQYGIDDKISVGGLVGYASSSEDWGGWAGENWSWKYTYFLIAARGEYHFLESIKNLDGYAGLTVGYNVVSVSTPSDYFGHDYSASGSYAVIGIHGGVRYFFSPNFAVFGELGYGLGILTAGIAYKF; this is encoded by the coding sequence ATGAAATCAACTTTTAAGGTACTTGCTGCACTTTTAGTTATTATTATGCTGTCATCAATGACGACATCTGCACAGTCGGTTAACCCCTTCCAGAAAAACTCACAGGTTGGCCAGCTGGGTCTGGGTCTTGGAATGGCTGGTATTTACGGTACGTCCAGCATGCCCCCCATCAGCGCGGGTTTCCAGTACGGCATTGACGACAAAATATCTGTCGGCGGACTTGTGGGCTATGCAAGTTCATCAGAAGACTGGGGAGGATGGGCAGGCGAGAACTGGTCATGGAAATATACCTATTTCCTCATTGCCGCAAGAGGCGAATACCACTTCCTGGAGAGCATTAAGAACCTGGACGGTTATGCAGGCCTTACAGTTGGATATAATGTAGTCAGCGTTTCTACACCGTCAGATTACTTTGGACACGATTACAGCGCCTCTGGCAGCTATGCAGTAATCGGTATTCACGGCGGCGTACGCTACTTCTTCAGCCCTAATTTTGCCGTCTTCGGTGAACTGGGTTACGGACTTGGCATTCTTACAGCTGGTATAGCTTATAAATTCTAA
- a CDS encoding porin family protein, with the protein MNKVTTALIFFVLFFSSSVFSQGRNLEYGFGGGLTYVLGPGAYTNDIDTSGNLGLKSGYHLQGKIKFGLQPIPVKLTGRLAYTSISGSKNNVIINPTTAIDLESSTSIFTFAIGAEYLINPESSFSPYADLELQMNAQGKTNFSRIFPNTTQEFSTDSRARWGLGLGAGIDVGILSQLNLDAGIRINFVNLFGKMSNEDGFNTFTLSVNLLYHPR; encoded by the coding sequence ATGAACAAGGTTACTACTGCTCTTATTTTCTTTGTACTTTTCTTTTCTTCATCAGTTTTTTCACAGGGCCGGAACCTTGAATACGGTTTCGGAGGCGGGCTGACCTACGTCCTGGGGCCCGGCGCTTATACAAACGACATCGATACCTCGGGAAATCTTGGCCTTAAATCGGGCTATCACCTCCAGGGGAAAATTAAATTCGGACTTCAGCCCATACCGGTTAAACTTACAGGAAGGCTCGCTTATACATCAATAAGCGGAAGCAAGAATAATGTGATCATAAACCCTACTACGGCAATTGACCTGGAATCGTCGACTAGCATTTTTACATTTGCCATTGGAGCTGAATACCTGATTAACCCTGAATCTTCATTTTCACCATATGCCGACCTGGAACTTCAGATGAATGCCCAGGGAAAAACAAATTTCAGCAGGATTTTCCCTAATACCACACAGGAATTCTCCACCGACAGCCGTGCCAGATGGGGCCTTGGATTAGGAGCCGGAATTGACGTCGGAATCTTAAGTCAGCTGAACCTGGATGCGGGCATTAGAATCAACTTCGTCAACCTGTTCGGAAAGATGAGCAACGAGGACGGGTTTAATACTTTTACGCTTTCAGTAAACCTGCTATATCACCCCAGGTAA
- a CDS encoding proline dehydrogenase, with amino-acid sequence MSTLNNTIVKFVELLPKPIVKIFAQRYIAGDTLQDAIRVVKELNSRGIYATMDVLGEAIQTKSEALQAKKECLEVLEAIKDNNLMANLSVKPTQLGLALDKEYGLKETAEVVARAKELNNFVRLDMEDSPYTDATFELLKCLREKFDNVGVVVQAYLKRTLSDVQLLNKIGTNYRLCKGIYIEPEEIAYKDKQKIRDNYLEILKTMLKDGNYVGIATHDDYLVNGALKLLKELNVPKDKYEFQMLYGVKEDLRDKINEAGHKIRIYVPFGKQWYKYSIRRLKENPQVAWYITKSIFMFK; translated from the coding sequence GTGTCAACATTAAACAATACCATTGTTAAATTTGTTGAGCTTCTTCCGAAGCCCATTGTAAAAATATTCGCCCAGCGTTACATTGCAGGCGATACGCTTCAGGATGCAATCAGAGTTGTAAAGGAATTAAATTCCAGGGGAATTTATGCAACCATGGATGTTTTAGGCGAAGCTATTCAAACAAAGAGCGAAGCCCTTCAGGCAAAAAAAGAATGCCTGGAAGTACTTGAAGCCATTAAGGACAATAATCTTATGGCAAACCTTTCTGTTAAACCCACACAGCTCGGACTTGCGCTGGACAAGGAATACGGGCTTAAGGAAACAGCAGAAGTTGTTGCCAGAGCAAAGGAACTGAATAACTTCGTGCGTCTGGATATGGAAGATTCCCCGTATACGGATGCAACTTTTGAGCTTCTCAAGTGTTTAAGAGAAAAATTTGACAACGTTGGCGTTGTGGTTCAGGCATACTTAAAAAGAACCTTAAGCGACGTTCAGTTGTTAAATAAAATAGGTACAAATTACAGACTGTGCAAGGGTATCTATATCGAGCCCGAAGAAATAGCTTATAAGGATAAGCAGAAGATCAGGGACAATTACCTGGAAATACTAAAAACGATGCTTAAAGACGGAAATTACGTGGGTATTGCCACTCACGATGATTACCTGGTCAACGGCGCCTTAAAGCTCTTAAAAGAGTTGAACGTTCCGAAGGATAAATATGAATTCCAAATGCTCTACGGAGTAAAGGAAGACCTGAGGGATAAGATCAATGAAGCCGGGCATAAGATAAGGATCTATGTACCATTCGGCAAGCAATGGTACAAATATTCTATCAGAAGATTAAAAGAGAATCCGCAGGTTGCATGGTACATTACAAAAAGTATTTTTATGTTTAAATAA